GCAATTGGGATTTTCTTACTCACAATAAAATCTTTATATCGAAGCCATTCAATCTGGGGATGATCTTTAGGATATCCTTTTGGTGCAACTTTTAGACGGTTACCACCCAATTCCCCAAAAGTATTTATAAACCCGTCGTCTTTTACTATGGATTCAAATTGATTCGGCCATCCCACAATATATTCACGAATGGCCAATAATGTATCCTTATCTGGATGCCAAATACCACCGGCAATAAAACATTCTTCCGGGCCCACATGAATGTAATAGCCAGCACCCATGCGCTTTCTTCCACCGGGATTCATACTGGCACCGAACCAAGTCTTGTAGGGCGTTTTATCTTTAGAAAAACGCGTATCACGATAAATTCGAAATAAACAGTCTTTTGGTTCGGTTCCAATCATTTCAGAATCAAATTCAGAAATCCGAAACAAGAGCATCGCTACAAAATCGATAAAGTTTTGCTGGGCATCCTTGAACCTGTCCTTATTGGCATGATACCATTCCCGACGGTTATTATTCTTTAGGTCTGTTAGGAAATCAAATGTGGATTGGTCAATCATTGAAAAATGTGTTAAAGTCCTTTCGCTTCTTTCTAAA
Above is a genomic segment from Candidatus Neomarinimicrobiota bacterium containing:
- a CDS encoding DUF2461 domain-containing protein, which produces MIDQSTFDFLTDLKNNNRREWYHANKDRFKDAQQNFIDFVAMLLFRISEFDSEMIGTEPKDCLFRIYRDTRFSKDKTPYKTWFGASMNPGGRKRMGAGYYIHVGPEECFIAGGIWHPDKDTLLAIREYIVGWPNQFESIVKDDGFINTFGELGGNRLKVAPKGYPKDHPQIEWLRYKDFIVSKKIPIADFRSDQILDIGYDVYHQMADFIVYLRKAIGQS